Proteins encoded by one window of Salvia splendens isolate huo1 chromosome 14, SspV2, whole genome shotgun sequence:
- the LOC121765752 gene encoding phytoene synthase 2, chloroplastic: MSVAMLWVVSPTSEVFNGVGFLEPARDGNRILDSFRYSSRCKNAISDGSLNKGRKKRQSLSSMNADLRYAFLGCSSLENGGRLSLTSSMVASPAGEIALTSEQKVYDVVLKQAALVKRRLKPDEDLDVKPDIVLPGSLGLLSEAYDRCREVCAEYAKTFYLGTLLMTPERRRAIWAIYVWCRRTDELVDGPNASHITPMALDRWEARLEDIFRGRPFDMLDAALADTVSRFPVDIQPFRDMIEGMRMDLWKSRYKNFDELYLYCYYVAGTVGLMSVPIMGIAPESQATTESVYNNALALGLANQLTNILRDVGEDARRGRIYLPQDELAQAGLSEEDIFAGKVTDKWRVFMKKQIKRARKFFDDAENGVKELSSASRWPVWASLLLYRQILDEIEANDYNNFTRRAYVGKPKKILALPVAYAKSLVPPRSSSALLNT; this comes from the exons ATGTCTGTTGCCATGTTGTGGGTGGTTTCTCCCACCTCTGAGGTGTTTAATGGAGTTGGGTTCTTGGAGCCAGCCCGGGATGGGAACCGGATTCTTGATTCATTTAGGTATAGTTCTCGGTGCAAGAATGCGATCAGCGATGGCAGCCTGAACAAGGGCAGGAAGAAAAGGCAGAGCTTAAGCTCTATGAATGCAGATCTGAGGTATGCCTTCTTGGGGTGTTCGAGCTTGGAGAATGGGGGTAGACTCTCTCTCACATCGAGTATGGTAGCTTCTCCAGCAGGGGAAATCGCATTAACATCCGAGCAGAAGGTCTATGATGTGGTTTTGAAGCAGGCAGCCTTGGTTAAGAGAAGGCTGAAACCTGATGAGGATTTGGATGTGAAGCCGGATATTGTGCTTCCGGGGTCTCTTGGCTTGCTGAGTGAAGCTTATGATCGTTGTCGAGAAGTATGTGCTGAATATGCCAAGACATTTTACCTCG GTACACTGTTAATGACCCCAGAGAGGCGAAGAGCTATCTGGGCAATATATG TCTGGTGTAGGAGAACAGATGAGCTTGTCGATGGGCCAAATGCATCACATATAACTCCAATGGCCTTAGATAGGTGGGAAGCGAGGCTGGAAGATATTTTTAGAGGGCGCCCTTTTGATATGCTCGATGCGGCTCTAGCAGATACTGTTTCCAGGTTTCCCGTTGATATCCAG CCGTTCAGGGATATGATTGAGGGAATGAGAATGGACCTGTGGAAGTCGAGATACAAGAACTTCGACGAGCTGTATCTCTACTGCTATTATGTGGCTGGTACTGTAGGATTGATGAGTGTGCCGATCATGGGCATAGCACCCGAGTCCCAGGCTACGACAGAGAGTGTCTATAATAATGCTTTGGCGTTAGGCCTTGCTAATCAGTTGACCAACATTCTCAGGGACGTCGGAGAAGA TGCGCGGCGTGGAAGAATCTATCTGCCTCAGGACGAATTGGCACAGGCGGGGCTATCAGAGGAGGACATATTTGCTGGGAAAGTAACTGATAAATGGAGAGTTTTCATGAAGAAGCAGATCAAGAGGGCGAGAAAATTCTTCGATGATGCAGAGAATGGCGTGAAAGAGCTGAGCTCGGCCAGCAGATGGCCG GTGTGGGCGTCGTTGCTTCTGTACCGACAGATCCTCGACGAGATAGAAGCCAATGACTACAACAACTTTACAAGGAGGGCTTATGTTGGCAAACCAAAGAAGATTTTAGCTTTGCCAGTTGCATATGCTAAGTCTCTTGTTCCTCCAAGAAGCTCATCTGCTCTTCTAAACACTTGA